A stretch of the Marivirga tractuosa DSM 4126 genome encodes the following:
- a CDS encoding WD40/YVTN/BNR-like repeat-containing protein, translating to MKKIYYSLLVFLLSIPFNMDAQRRKADNTKSYDEKIYDALEWRGIGPFRGGRSAAVTGVANQPNLFYMGSTGGGVWRTKDGGNTWESISDGHFGGSIGAVAVAESDPNVIYVGGGEKTLRGNMSYGYGMYKSVDAGKNWEHIGLDNSRHISRIRIHPQNPDILYVAVMGDTFKDSEERGVYKSIDGGKTWQRKLFANNRAGAVDLILDPNNPRIMYASTWNVRRSPSNFSSGGPGSDIWKSTDSGESWEKLSENKGLPKGIWGISGITVSPQNSNRVWAIIENENGGVFRSDDAGKTWQKTNDDRALRQRAWYYTRIYADTQDEDMVYVVNVSYHKSKDGGKTFTASNAPHGDHHDMWIDPNDSQRMIMADDGGAQVSFDGGENWSTYMNQNTAQFYRVTTDNHFPFRIYGAQQDNSTVRIAHRTTGYVIGEQDWESTAGGESAHLAIDEENNDVVYGGSYDGFLTRYNHNSEEIRAINVWPDNPMGHGAEEMKYRFQWNFPIFTSPHDPNKLYTASNHLHVTTNEGHKWETISPDLTRNDPSKLGPSGGPITKDNTSVEYYCTIFAAIESPYEEGLLWTGSDDGLVHVSKDGGENWENVTPKNMPEWIMINSIEADPFTKGGAYIAATSYKNGDYQPYLYKTKDYGKSWTKIVNGIQNDHFTRVVRADPERKGLLYAGTETKMYVSFDDGASWNDFQLNLPIVPITDLTIKDNHLIAATQGRGFWLIDDLTVLHQLSDEIAQKDFYLFQPKKTYRIGGRSYESKTAGENMPSGVITYFHLKDTASADTVKIQYKEKSGKVIATYSTHPDKEAKEEKLTVEPGSNQFIWNMRYPDAEGFEGMILWWSSTSGPTALPGEYDVELSVNGNSQKQEFEIIKDPRSSSTQEDLKAQFDFQNRVISKLSETNLAIKDIRKARVQIEDVIQKAEADTIKNMGKSILDEMKEIEEALYQTKNRSRQDPLNYPIRLNNKLGHLNSLVGMGDFRPTESAIEFSKEVTARIDKHLDALNEILDEKVTTFNELVQENQVKAVKLD from the coding sequence ATGAAAAAAATCTACTACTCACTGTTGGTATTTCTGCTTTCTATACCATTTAACATGGATGCACAAAGAAGAAAAGCTGACAACACTAAATCTTACGATGAAAAAATATATGATGCACTAGAATGGAGGGGCATAGGCCCATTCAGAGGCGGAAGATCTGCTGCAGTAACCGGAGTTGCGAATCAGCCCAACTTATTTTACATGGGTTCTACTGGCGGTGGTGTTTGGCGCACTAAAGATGGAGGAAACACCTGGGAAAGTATTTCAGACGGCCATTTTGGAGGCTCCATTGGGGCTGTAGCGGTAGCTGAAAGCGATCCTAATGTTATTTATGTCGGAGGCGGTGAAAAAACTTTACGTGGAAATATGTCCTATGGCTACGGAATGTATAAATCTGTTGATGCTGGTAAAAATTGGGAGCACATCGGATTAGACAACAGCCGTCACATCAGTAGGATAAGAATCCATCCACAAAACCCTGATATTTTATATGTAGCGGTTATGGGTGATACATTTAAAGATTCTGAAGAAAGAGGAGTGTACAAATCCATTGACGGAGGAAAAACCTGGCAAAGGAAATTATTTGCAAATAATAGAGCAGGAGCAGTAGATTTAATTCTAGACCCCAATAATCCAAGAATCATGTATGCTTCTACCTGGAATGTAAGAAGAAGCCCTTCTAATTTTTCTAGCGGTGGTCCGGGTTCTGATATATGGAAATCTACAGATAGCGGAGAAAGTTGGGAAAAACTTTCTGAAAATAAAGGCTTGCCAAAAGGCATTTGGGGAATTTCAGGCATTACAGTCTCTCCTCAAAATTCCAATAGAGTTTGGGCTATAATTGAAAACGAAAATGGTGGCGTTTTTCGCTCAGACGATGCCGGAAAAACTTGGCAGAAAACCAATGACGATAGAGCTTTAAGGCAAAGGGCATGGTATTATACCAGAATATATGCCGATACTCAAGATGAGGATATGGTATATGTTGTGAATGTAAGTTATCATAAATCAAAAGATGGCGGAAAGACTTTTACCGCAAGCAATGCCCCACATGGAGATCACCATGATATGTGGATTGACCCCAATGATAGCCAAAGAATGATTATGGCAGATGATGGAGGCGCTCAGGTGAGTTTTGATGGAGGCGAAAACTGGAGCACTTATATGAACCAAAACACTGCACAGTTTTATAGAGTTACTACTGACAATCACTTTCCGTTTAGAATCTATGGTGCTCAGCAAGATAACTCCACCGTAAGAATTGCCCATAGAACTACAGGTTATGTAATTGGAGAACAAGATTGGGAGTCGACAGCTGGTGGCGAAAGTGCACACTTGGCCATTGATGAAGAGAATAATGACGTGGTCTATGGCGGTAGCTATGATGGCTTTTTAACGCGCTATAATCATAATTCTGAAGAAATTAGAGCCATCAACGTTTGGCCAGACAATCCAATGGGACATGGAGCAGAAGAAATGAAATACCGTTTTCAGTGGAATTTCCCAATTTTCACTTCTCCACATGATCCTAACAAATTATATACGGCATCCAATCATTTGCATGTCACTACGAATGAAGGCCATAAATGGGAAACCATCAGTCCGGACTTAACTCGGAATGACCCAAGTAAATTAGGCCCTTCCGGTGGCCCGATTACGAAAGACAATACCAGTGTGGAATATTACTGTACCATATTCGCTGCCATAGAATCTCCTTATGAAGAAGGATTATTGTGGACCGGTTCTGATGATGGCTTGGTGCACGTAAGTAAAGATGGCGGTGAAAACTGGGAGAATGTTACACCTAAAAACATGCCTGAATGGATCATGATCAATAGTATTGAAGCTGATCCATTCACTAAAGGAGGGGCATACATAGCAGCTACTTCGTATAAAAATGGAGATTATCAACCGTATCTATATAAAACTAAAGACTACGGCAAAAGCTGGACAAAAATTGTGAATGGCATTCAAAATGATCATTTCACAAGAGTTGTTCGTGCTGATCCTGAAAGAAAGGGATTGCTTTACGCTGGGACAGAAACAAAAATGTATGTTTCATTTGATGACGGAGCTAGCTGGAACGATTTCCAGTTGAATCTTCCGATCGTTCCTATTACGGATTTGACTATAAAAGACAATCATTTGATCGCTGCAACCCAAGGGAGAGGCTTCTGGCTGATCGATGATTTAACTGTTTTACATCAATTGAGTGATGAAATAGCACAAAAGGATTTCTACTTATTTCAACCCAAGAAAACCTATCGAATTGGCGGAAGAAGTTATGAATCTAAAACAGCAGGAGAAAATATGCCATCTGGCGTCATCACTTATTTCCATTTGAAAGATACGGCCTCGGCAGATACGGTAAAAATCCAGTATAAAGAAAAATCGGGAAAAGTGATTGCGACATACAGCACCCATCCTGACAAAGAAGCGAAAGAAGAAAAGTTAACTGTTGAACCAGGTAGCAATCAATTCATTTGGAATATGCGATACCCTGATGCAGAGGGCTTTGAGGGTATGATTTTGTGGTGGTCTTCAACAAGTGGTCCAACGGCACTTCCTGGAGAATATGATGTAGAGCTTTCTGTAAATGGAAATTCCCAAAAACAGGAATTTGAAATCATTAAGGATCCGCGATCTAGTTCAACTCAGGAAGATCTAAAAGCACAGTTTGATTTTCAAAATAGAGTGATTTCAAAACTTTCAGAAACCAATTTAGCTATAAAAGATATCCGAAAGGCAAGAGTTCAGATTGAGGACGTAATTCAAAAAGCTGAAGCTGATACTATAAAGAATATGGGGAAAAGTATTCTTGATGAAATGAAGGAAATTGAAGAGGCTTTGTATCAAACTAAAAATAGAAGCCGACAAGATCCATTGAATTACCCCATCAGACTAAACAATAAATTAGGCCATTTGAATAGTCTAGTAGGTATGGGTGATTTTAGACCAACTGAATCAGCTATAGAATTCAGTAAAGAAGTTACAGCCAGAATTGATAAGCACTTAGATGCTTTAAATGAAATTTTGGATGAAAAAGTAACTACATTTAACGAATTGGTTCAAGAAAATCAGGTGAAAGCCGTGAAACTGGATTAA
- a CDS encoding outer membrane beta-barrel protein — protein MRKQLMLLTALLLISCPIFAQDESTEEGSSGGMAGAGDFLFEVTGTPFNTGGSLLNFSEFRARYFITEEMAVRLGMEMDLNNNQQTPDLVINDSYYGLMPGFEYHFVNEGSFRSYAAADLMFGQRIASRKSSTGPTVLGAASLPNNPSSFVSNRGYTQFGGRVSIGAEYYFGKRFYIGGEIGFQYINRNNKEVFVDGESFQDATKSSFGYLNTTNAFKIGFRFLNF, from the coding sequence ATGAGAAAACAATTAATGCTTTTAACTGCATTGTTATTGATTTCTTGTCCTATTTTCGCTCAGGATGAAAGTACTGAGGAAGGTAGTTCGGGAGGCATGGCAGGTGCAGGGGATTTCCTCTTTGAGGTGACGGGTACACCCTTTAATACAGGGGGTAGTTTATTGAACTTTTCTGAGTTTAGAGCTCGCTATTTTATAACAGAAGAAATGGCAGTTCGCTTAGGGATGGAAATGGATTTAAATAATAATCAGCAAACGCCTGATTTAGTAATTAATGATAGTTACTACGGTTTAATGCCAGGCTTTGAATATCATTTTGTAAATGAAGGTTCATTTAGATCTTATGCAGCTGCCGATTTAATGTTCGGTCAACGAATAGCAAGTAGAAAATCAAGTACTGGGCCTACTGTATTAGGTGCTGCTTCACTACCTAATAATCCAAGCTCTTTCGTTTCTAATAGAGGTTACACTCAATTTGGCGGTAGAGTTTCCATAGGTGCAGAATATTACTTTGGAAAGCGTTTTTATATTGGTGGCGAAATAGGCTTTCAATATATAAATCGTAACAACAAAGAAGTATTTGTGGATGGTGAAAGTTTCCAAGATGCTACCAAATCAAGCTTTGGATATTTGAATACCACGAATGCATTCAAAATTGGATTTAGATTTTTAAATTTTTAA